The following proteins are encoded in a genomic region of Bradyrhizobium sp. SK17:
- a CDS encoding MFS transporter gives MNDRRMPDQRAARHQQSTGLAATLTLAAMSLGYGVVQLDVTIVNTALNAIGGSLGGGVAELQWVVSAYTIAFAAFILTAGALGDRIGAKRVFMAGFAIFTVASVACAIAPDAVTLIAARCVQGLAAAILVPNSLALLRHAYADEKARGRAVGVWAAGASLALTAGPFVGGALITLVGWRAIFLVNLPIGLAGLWLAWRFAGETTRHQQHRLDLPGQLCAIAALGTLAGALIEGGALGWDSPFVVAGFVLAAAFAVLFVWREARAAQPMLPLSLFGHRMFALTALVGLLVNVAFYGLIFVLSLYFQQVNGLSAFATGLAFVPMLGAVLPANLAAPRVAERIGAPAAIALGAALSGAGCLGLLFIGPGTSYPAICLQLLAMSAGLGLLVPPLTSTLLGSAEPRHAGIAAGVLNATRQTGSVLGVALFGSMVSRSAAFITGLHLALVVSAGVLLAAAALIWIGGSSGARQ, from the coding sequence ATGAACGACCGGCGCATGCCGGACCAGCGCGCGGCGCGTCACCAGCAATCGACCGGGCTTGCGGCAACGCTGACGCTCGCCGCGATGAGTCTCGGCTACGGCGTCGTGCAGCTCGACGTCACCATCGTCAACACCGCGCTGAACGCGATCGGTGGCTCGCTCGGCGGCGGCGTTGCCGAACTGCAATGGGTGGTCAGCGCCTACACCATCGCGTTTGCCGCCTTCATTCTGACCGCGGGCGCGCTCGGCGACCGGATCGGCGCCAAGCGCGTCTTCATGGCGGGCTTTGCGATCTTCACCGTGGCCTCTGTCGCCTGCGCAATCGCGCCCGATGCGGTGACGCTGATCGCCGCGCGCTGCGTCCAGGGTCTGGCCGCGGCCATCCTGGTGCCGAACTCGCTTGCGCTGCTGCGCCACGCCTATGCGGACGAGAAGGCGCGCGGACGCGCGGTCGGGGTCTGGGCCGCCGGCGCGAGCCTTGCGCTGACGGCCGGCCCGTTCGTCGGCGGCGCCCTCATCACGCTGGTCGGCTGGCGCGCCATCTTCCTCGTCAACCTGCCGATCGGCCTGGCCGGGTTGTGGCTCGCCTGGCGGTTCGCCGGCGAGACCACCCGCCATCAACAGCACCGGCTCGATCTGCCGGGCCAGCTCTGCGCGATCGCCGCGCTCGGCACGCTGGCCGGCGCGCTGATCGAAGGCGGCGCGCTTGGCTGGGACAGCCCGTTCGTGGTCGCGGGCTTCGTGCTGGCGGCCGCGTTCGCCGTGCTGTTCGTCTGGCGCGAGGCGCGCGCGGCGCAGCCGATGCTGCCGTTGTCGCTGTTCGGTCACCGGATGTTTGCCCTGACCGCGCTGGTCGGCCTGCTGGTCAACGTCGCGTTCTACGGGCTGATCTTCGTGCTCAGCCTCTACTTCCAGCAGGTCAACGGGCTGTCGGCGTTCGCAACCGGCCTCGCGTTCGTACCGATGCTCGGCGCCGTGCTGCCCGCCAATCTGGCCGCGCCGCGCGTTGCGGAACGGATCGGTGCCCCGGCGGCGATCGCGCTCGGCGCCGCGCTCTCGGGCGCCGGATGCCTGGGGCTGCTGTTCATCGGGCCTGGCACGAGCTATCCCGCGATCTGCCTGCAACTGCTGGCGATGAGCGCCGGTCTCGGCCTGCTGGTGCCGCCATTGACGTCGACGCTGCTCGGCAGCGCCGAGCCACGCCATGCCGGCATCGCGGCCGGCGTGCTGAATGCGACCCGGCAGACCGGCAGCGTGCTCGGCGTCGCGCTGTTCGGCTCGATGGTCAGCCGGTCGGCGGCCTTCATCACAGGATTGCATCTGGCGCTGGTCGTCTCCGCCGGCGTGCTGCTGGCGGCGGCCGCGCTGATCTGGATCGGCGGATCGTCCGGGGCGCGGCAATGA
- a CDS encoding PLP-dependent aminotransferase family protein, with protein MSRFEYLKLADAVAAEIASGTLKAGDRLPPQRHFAYDRNIAVSTASRVYTELLRRGLVVGEVGRGTFVSGEARRGNAAPPEPRGARIDLEFNYPLLPHQATMIAKSLEGLERPEVLEGALRPATSFGTRAARTISSEFLARKGWTPNPDQIVFTANGRQCIAAALAAVVPPGGRCGVEALTYPFVKGIAARLGISLVPLAMDEHGVRPDAVQKAHREAHLSALYVQPTIQNPLSITMPPERRAELLRVVEKLGLIVIEDGVYGFLDDEAPLAALAPDSCIVLDSLSKKVAPGLALGFIVSPPRLRESTMAAVRSGGWTASGYAFAAGQRLMADGTAAELSRLKRIDAGRRQLLAAKHLAGFEVQTNPKSYHLWLTLPQHWRSQTLVAAAARRDIALTPSTTFAATPGHAPNAVRLALAAPPMEQLELGLRTLAGMLSATEEDFDSTE; from the coding sequence GCCGGGTCTATACCGAGCTGTTGCGGCGCGGGCTGGTGGTCGGCGAAGTCGGCCGCGGCACCTTCGTGTCGGGCGAGGCGCGCCGCGGCAACGCGGCCCCGCCCGAGCCGCGCGGCGCCCGCATCGATCTCGAATTCAACTATCCGCTGCTGCCGCATCAGGCGACGATGATCGCCAAGAGCCTCGAAGGACTGGAGCGGCCCGAGGTGCTCGAAGGCGCGCTGCGGCCGGCCACCAGTTTCGGTACGCGGGCGGCGCGAACCATCTCGTCGGAATTCCTGGCGCGCAAGGGCTGGACGCCGAACCCCGACCAGATCGTGTTCACCGCCAACGGCCGGCAATGCATTGCCGCGGCGCTCGCCGCCGTGGTGCCGCCCGGCGGACGCTGCGGCGTGGAGGCGCTGACCTACCCCTTCGTGAAGGGCATCGCCGCGCGGCTCGGCATCTCGCTGGTGCCGCTTGCGATGGACGAACACGGCGTGCGTCCGGACGCAGTGCAGAAAGCACATCGCGAAGCGCATCTGTCCGCGCTCTATGTCCAGCCCACGATCCAGAATCCGCTCAGCATCACCATGCCGCCGGAGCGGCGCGCCGAGCTGTTGCGCGTGGTCGAGAAGCTCGGCCTCATTGTCATCGAGGACGGCGTCTATGGATTCCTCGACGACGAGGCGCCGCTCGCCGCGCTGGCGCCTGACAGCTGCATCGTGCTCGACAGCCTGTCGAAGAAGGTCGCGCCGGGCCTCGCACTCGGCTTCATCGTGTCGCCGCCGCGACTGCGCGAGAGCACCATGGCTGCGGTACGCTCCGGCGGCTGGACCGCGTCGGGCTACGCCTTCGCCGCGGGCCAACGGCTGATGGCCGACGGCACCGCCGCCGAATTGTCACGGCTGAAGCGGATCGATGCCGGCCGCCGCCAGCTTCTGGCGGCGAAGCATCTGGCCGGTTTCGAGGTCCAGACCAACCCGAAATCCTATCACCTCTGGCTGACCCTGCCGCAGCACTGGCGCTCGCAGACCCTGGTCGCGGCCGCGGCCCGCCGCGACATCGCATTGACCCCGTCGACGACCTTTGCCGCCACGCCGGGGCACGCGCCCAACGCGGTACGACTTGCGCTCGCCGCGCCGCCGATGGAGCAGCTCGAGCTCGGCCTGCGGACACTGGCGGGCATGTTGAGCGCAACCGAGGAAGATTTTGACTCCACGGAATGA
- a CDS encoding EAL domain-containing protein: MYRVYTCLTLEHDWRLVVLGGVICLLASAVAISLFHRARAAQGRTREIWIGLDAAIGGCGIWATHFVAMLAYNPGIDAGYNIPITLLSLVLAVAILAVGLAVASLDERRWTAAAGGAIVGAGVAAMHYTGMMGLELPARIVWSPGIVFASIAFGSVFGALALVVATRGERLGPTVAATGLLTVAIVSHHFTAMGAVTLVPDPTIVPDGLSVSPRVLSFMTAVGAFAILGLSLIASILDRRAKTELHKQKVVLDTALENMSQGLCMFDAEGRIMLFNERYGEMMGRNRVPLQGRLLIDVLQDLHSIGEWDGDPEEFCNALVTEARAGNSATRIVSRNDRAIRVVDQPMKGGGWVATFEDITEWQQAQEQISHMARHDALTNLPNRTLFREQLEKAVRLAKRSDQLAVLCLDLDHFKEINDTLGHPIGDALLSEVARRLGECVTEHDTVARLGGDEFAIVQFCSNSEPSVVSSLASLVVERIAAPYEIGGHQLVIGVSIGISLAPEDGKDPDELLQKADLALYRAKADGRGTYRFFETGMDARAQARRLLERDLRLALDRDEFEVYYQPIRDVVGDKVVAFEALVRWNHSLRGLIAPNNFIPVAEETGLIVPLGEIVLRKACMEAASWPADIAVAVNLSPVQFKNPSLVNSVKTALEASGLSADRLELEITESVLLQNSEATLAVLHELRGFGVRISLDDFGTGYSSLSYLRSFPFDKIKIDRSFVMDLATREDSMAIVRAVTGLGKSLGIVTTAEGVETDTQFDLLRQEGCTQAQGYLFSPPRPAADVAKMLHRTPERSVA; this comes from the coding sequence ATGTATCGCGTCTATACCTGTCTCACATTGGAACATGACTGGCGGCTGGTCGTCCTTGGTGGGGTGATCTGCCTGCTCGCCAGCGCGGTTGCGATCAGTCTGTTTCACCGGGCCCGGGCGGCACAGGGCCGCACCCGTGAGATCTGGATCGGGCTCGATGCGGCCATTGGCGGCTGCGGTATCTGGGCCACCCATTTCGTCGCCATGCTGGCCTACAATCCCGGTATCGACGCCGGCTACAACATTCCGATCACCTTGCTGTCGCTGGTCCTCGCGGTTGCGATCCTGGCGGTCGGACTGGCCGTCGCATCGCTCGACGAGCGCCGCTGGACGGCCGCCGCCGGTGGCGCGATCGTCGGCGCCGGCGTCGCGGCGATGCACTACACCGGCATGATGGGGCTCGAACTGCCCGCGCGCATCGTCTGGTCGCCCGGCATCGTGTTCGCCTCGATCGCATTCGGCAGCGTGTTCGGCGCGCTCGCACTGGTCGTTGCGACGCGCGGCGAGCGCCTCGGCCCCACGGTCGCGGCAACCGGCCTCCTGACCGTTGCCATCGTCTCGCATCATTTCACCGCGATGGGCGCGGTGACGCTGGTGCCGGACCCGACCATCGTTCCTGACGGACTCTCGGTCTCGCCGCGCGTGCTCTCGTTCATGACCGCGGTCGGTGCCTTCGCGATCCTCGGGCTCTCGCTGATCGCTTCGATCCTCGATCGTCGCGCCAAGACCGAGCTGCACAAGCAAAAGGTGGTGCTGGATACCGCGCTGGAAAACATGTCGCAGGGACTGTGCATGTTCGATGCCGAAGGCCGCATCATGCTGTTCAACGAGCGCTACGGCGAGATGATGGGACGCAATCGCGTGCCGTTGCAGGGCCGCCTGCTGATCGACGTGTTGCAGGATCTGCATTCCATCGGCGAGTGGGACGGCGATCCCGAGGAGTTCTGCAATGCGCTGGTCACCGAGGCGAGGGCCGGCAACTCCGCGACGCGGATCGTCAGCCGCAACGACCGCGCGATTCGTGTCGTCGACCAGCCGATGAAGGGCGGCGGCTGGGTCGCCACCTTCGAAGACATCACCGAGTGGCAGCAGGCGCAGGAACAGATTTCGCACATGGCGCGGCATGACGCGCTGACCAATTTGCCGAACCGGACCCTGTTCCGCGAGCAGCTCGAGAAGGCCGTGCGGTTGGCCAAGCGCTCCGACCAGCTGGCGGTGCTCTGCCTCGATCTCGATCACTTCAAGGAGATCAACGATACGCTCGGACATCCGATCGGCGATGCGCTGCTCAGCGAGGTCGCGCGCCGGCTCGGCGAATGCGTCACCGAGCACGACACCGTGGCGCGGCTCGGCGGCGACGAATTCGCCATCGTGCAGTTTTGCAGCAACAGCGAGCCGTCCGTCGTGTCGTCGCTGGCAAGTCTCGTGGTCGAGCGGATCGCCGCGCCCTACGAGATCGGCGGCCATCAGCTCGTGATCGGCGTCAGCATCGGCATCTCGCTTGCGCCCGAGGATGGCAAGGATCCCGACGAGCTGCTGCAAAAGGCCGATCTCGCGCTGTACCGCGCCAAGGCCGATGGCCGCGGCACCTATCGGTTCTTCGAGACCGGGATGGATGCCCGCGCGCAGGCCCGCCGCCTGCTCGAGCGCGACCTGCGGCTGGCGCTCGATCGCGACGAGTTCGAGGTCTACTATCAGCCGATCCGCGATGTCGTCGGCGACAAGGTCGTCGCCTTCGAGGCGCTGGTGCGCTGGAACCACTCGCTGCGCGGGCTGATCGCGCCCAACAATTTCATCCCCGTTGCCGAGGAAACCGGGCTGATCGTTCCGCTCGGCGAGATCGTGTTGCGCAAGGCCTGCATGGAGGCCGCAAGCTGGCCCGCGGACATCGCGGTCGCCGTCAACCTCTCGCCGGTGCAGTTCAAGAACCCCAGTCTGGTGAACTCGGTGAAGACGGCGCTGGAAGCGTCCGGCCTGTCGGCGGATCGGCTCGAGCTCGAGATCACCGAATCGGTGCTGCTGCAAAATAGCGAGGCGACGCTTGCGGTGTTGCACGAACTGCGTGGCTTCGGAGTCCGGATCTCGCTCGACGATTTCGGCACCGGCTATTCGTCGCTGAGCTATCTGCGCAGCTTCCCGTTCGACAAGATCAAGATCGACCGTTCCTTCGTGATGGACCTTGCGACGCGCGAGGACTCGATGGCGATCGTCCGCGCCGTCACCGGCCTCGGCAAGAGCCTGGGCATCGTCACCACGGCGGAGGGCGTCGAGACCGATACCCAGTTCGACCTGCTGCGTCAGGAGGGCTGCACGCAGGCGCAGGGCTATCTGTTCAGCCCGCCGCGGCCGGCGGCCGACGTCGCCAAGATGCTGCACCGGACGCCGGAGCGGTCGGTGGCTTGA
- a CDS encoding YdcF family protein has protein sequence MDDRSLRMPSDDEIAAINTQHLIETPLRPADLLFVFGTRTDVAERVDAAVDLWRGGFARCAIVSGGITPGDHRSECAIIKAAMVARGVTSERILEEHRAQNTGENVVFSLPVIDAVLGLANVRSVICLGNSWTARRYPMTLHRHWPEVEKMLVTVDGFAIPRAQWHTVPEFRRRVLIEWDKIEPYKARGFIAEWPVG, from the coding sequence ATGGACGATCGAAGCTTGCGGATGCCGTCCGACGACGAGATCGCCGCGATCAATACGCAGCACCTGATCGAGACACCGCTGAGGCCCGCCGATCTGCTGTTCGTGTTCGGCACGCGCACGGATGTTGCCGAGCGGGTCGATGCGGCGGTCGATTTGTGGCGCGGCGGGTTTGCGCGCTGCGCGATCGTGAGCGGCGGCATCACGCCCGGCGATCACCGCTCGGAATGCGCGATCATCAAGGCCGCGATGGTGGCGCGCGGTGTGACGTCCGAGCGCATCCTCGAGGAACATCGCGCGCAGAACACCGGCGAGAACGTCGTCTTCTCGCTGCCGGTGATCGACGCTGTGCTCGGCCTTGCCAATGTCCGAAGCGTGATTTGCCTCGGCAACAGCTGGACCGCGCGGCGCTATCCGATGACGCTGCACCGGCACTGGCCGGAGGTCGAGAAGATGCTGGTGACGGTGGACGGCTTCGCAATCCCCCGTGCGCAGTGGCATACCGTTCCGGAATTTCGTCGTCGCGTCCTCATCGAGTGGGACAAGATCGAACCCTACAAGGCGAGGGGATTCATCGCGGAATGGCCGGTTGGCTGA